A genomic segment from Ptychodera flava strain L36383 chromosome 8, AS_Pfla_20210202, whole genome shotgun sequence encodes:
- the LOC139138818 gene encoding uncharacterized protein, which yields MAHLAKTILIVNDEWGTAKGGISTVHRYISSLAADAGHNVYVTALQADEKDRKDAEEKRIKKIFTPEVSPYYPDKTPHRTWLIHHQSFFPHLKTEISKVDIIIGHAPDSHIAALLMKKDIFKQAQSFLFNHVIPEDTEVYSDDATPDKVQEMETQLFEMGEKFDVICSVGPRTKGHFSNKYRALVRQDTQHMEFIPRPDQKFFDIKMKEAPKDFKGCVFRVITVGRVKGVEKLKGYDLVAQAMSKVAESFHGMFQRPPKLVIRGVPRDESEETKQFFARHNKSPYLEVVPYPYGTQDEIRIDFQQSHLCIMASRSEPFGMIGLEAMATGIPTLVTTNSGLAEFINTDSSLSIYADSVVVDVGCNPSANKRDIHQWEEAIRKVLCNYSVAFKRAQAIKKILNESEAINTSTAIFQSLLS from the exons ATGGCACATCTCGCAAA GACTATCCTCATCGTTAATGACGAATGGGGAACTGCAAAAGGTGGGATTTCTACAGTCCATCGTTATATATCAAGCCTTGCGGCAGACGCAGGTCATAATGTCTACGTTACTGCATTACAAGCGGACGAGAAAGACCGTAAGGACGCAGAAGAAAAACGCATCAAAAAGATTTTCACACCAGAAGTCAGTCCCTACTACCCTGACAAAACACCACATAGAACATGGTTAATACACCATCAATCATTTTTCCCTCATCTGAAAACGGAGATTTCGAAGGTAGACATCATCATCGGCCACGCACCGGACTCACATATCGCCGCTCTCCTCATGAAAAAGGATATCTTTAAACAAGCTCAATCCTTCCTTTTCAACCACGTCATTCCAGAAGACACAGAAGTCTACTCAGATGATGCAACGCCAGACAAAGTCCAGGAAATGGAGACACAGCTGTTTGAAATGGGTGAAAAGTTTGACGTCATCTGTTCGGTCGGTCCACGTACAAAGGGTCATTTCAGTAACAAGTATCGTGCACTCGTACGCCAAGACACGCAGCACATGGAATTCATACCCCGACCGGATCAGAAATTCTTCGACATAAAGATGAAAGAAGCCCCAAAAGACTTCAAGGGATGTGTCTTTCGAGTGATAACGGTCGGCAGAGTAAAGGGTGTTGAGAAGTTGAAAGGCTACGACTTGGTGGCACAAGCAATGAGTAAGGTGGCAGAATCTTTCCACGGTATGTTCCAACGACCGCCAAAGTTGGTAATCCGTGGAGTTCCGCGCGATGAAAGTGAAGAAACCAAACAGTTTTTTGCGCGACACAACAAATCTCCATACCTCGAGGTTGTTCCGTATCCATATGGAACACAGGACGAAATTCGCATCGATTTCCAACAGAGCCACCTCTGCATCATGGCTTCTCGAAGTGAACCATTTGGAATGATCGGACTAGAAGCCATGGCGACAGGCATACCGACCCTCGTGACGACAAATTCGGGCCTCGCTGAGTTTATCAACACAGATAGCAGCCTTTCGATATATGCTGATAGTGTTGTAGTTGACGTCGGCTGTAATCCATCGGCAAATAAGAGAGATATTCATCAGTGGGAAGAGGCAATCAGGAAGGTTCTTTGTAACTACAGCGTCGCCTTCAAGAGGGCACAGGCCATCAAAAAGATCTTGAATGAAAGCGAAGCTATCAATACTTCAACAGcaatctttcaatcattgttAAGTTGA
- the LOC139138816 gene encoding uncharacterized protein: MLSLRLASIFVILVFSERCLVSSTSSSSHLQQDRSNEKQVQRTVLIVNDEWGTAKGGISTVNRQIASILVQAGFDVYVTALQADEADHKNAKEAGITKILTPEVGRYIRDKTPDLDWLKLHRHFFSYLRQEIPELSFIIGHAPITHYAALSMREDVFPEAESVFFNHIIPEDTETYKETGTPQRVEQKESDLFEMASKFDIICSIGPRMKSHFTNKYRALPHPGPTHIELIPQPDQKFFDIQMKEAPKDFKGSIFRVIAVGRVKGVEKLKGYDLVAQAMGRVAESFHGMFQRPPKLIIRGIPLDESDESREFFNRHNKSPYLQVIMYPYGTQDDIRIDFQQSHLCIMASRSEPFGMVGLEAMATGIPTLVTSNSGLAELIRTDEDLRMYAHSLIVDVGYNSTPDERDVKAWEEAIRYILNNYKVAFDRAQTIKTILRESKAINKSVENFKVILRERKNRNVELTNSERDEL, from the exons ATGCTTTCCCTGAGGCTTGCTTCGATATTTGTGATTCTGGTATTCAGTGAAAGATGCCTTGTGTCTTCAACAAGCAGTTCTTCGCATCTCCAACAGGATCGCTCAAACGAGAAACAAGTGCAAAG GACAGTTCTCATCGTGAACGATGAATGGGGGACTGCAAAGGGTGGAATATCTACTGTAAATCGCCAGATAGCAAGCATTTTAGTGCAAGCAGGTTTTGACGTGTACGTCACAGCCTTGCAAGCAGATGAGGCTGACCACAAAAACGCCAAGGAAGCTGGGATCACAAAGATCTTGACACCAGAAGTCGGTCGGTATATTCGTGATAAGACACCTGATTTGGATTGGCTGAAACTTCATCGGCATTTCTTCAGTTATCTAAGACAGGAGATTCCAGAGTTGTCTTTCATAATAGGACACGCCCCGATAACACATTATGCAGCTTTAAGCATGCGAGAGGATGTCTTCCCTGAAGCAGAATCTGTCTTCTTTAACCACATCATTCCAGAAGATACAGAAACATACAAGGAGACTGGAACTCCTCAACGGGTTGAGCAAAAGGAGTCTGATCTGTTTGAGATGGCATCAAAGTTTGACATCATCTGTTCCATTGGACCACGCATGAAGAGCCATTTCACCAACAAATATCGAGCCCTTCCACACCCTGGGCCAACACACATCGAGTTGATACCTCAACCGGACCAGAAATTCTTCGATATACAGATGAAAGAAGCACCAAAAGACTTCAAAGGGAGTATTTTTCGGGTAATTGCGGTCGGCAGAGTAAAGGGTGTCGAAAAGTTGAAAGGTTACGACTTGGTGGCACAAGCGATGGGAAGGGTGGCAGAATCCTTTCATGGCATGTTCCAACGGCCTCCAAAGTTGATAATTCGTGGGATTCCGCTGGATGAAAGTGACGAGAGCAGAGAATTCTTCAATCGACACAACAAATCTCCATATCTTCAAGTGATTATGTATCCATATGGAACACAGGACGACATTCGCATCGATTTCCAACAGAGTCACCTTTGCATCATGGCTTCTCGAAGTGAACCATTTGGAATGGTCGGACTAGAAGCCATGGCAACTGGTATACCAACCCTTGTGACATCCAACTCAGGTTTGGCAGAATTAATCAGAACAGACGAAGACCTCAGGATGTATGCGCATAGCTTGATAGTTGATGTCGGCTACAACTCAACACCAGACGAAAGAGATGTTAAAGCTTGGGAAGAAGCAATCAGATATATTCTTAATAACTACAAAGTCGCCTTCGACAGGGCTCAGACCATCAAAACGATCTTACGAGAAAGCAAGGCTATCAATAAGTCAGTCGAAAATTTCAAGGTGATTTTGCGAGAAAGAAAGAATAGGAATGTGGAGTTGACAAACTCTGAACGTGACGAGTTGTAA